The following proteins are co-located in the Apium graveolens cultivar Ventura chromosome 5, ASM990537v1, whole genome shotgun sequence genome:
- the LOC141724415 gene encoding 7-deoxyloganetic acid glucosyl transferase-like produces the protein MADPTSIPAHVVIFPFPVQGHMNSMFKLSELLCLAGIHVTYLVTVENHKRLVQNTNGVSWYDKYPGFRFQMLPENISQGDGGQMKLFLNLYESLKTVKPFLMDLLVGKGQTRPVTCLITDGLMKLTLDVGEETGVPVIYFRTASPCSVWTYFCLDKLIESRECPFGGGDDMDLPIKSVPGMEAFLRRRDLPSLFRVPDMGDTSFIRMFCMETEQTVRAQGLILNTFEQLEGPIISQLRTKIPNIYTIGPLHAHLKARLELETTSSTMGFSNSLREEDMSCIKWLEEQPLKSVIYVSFGSLATVTKEQLMEFWYGLVNSGHRFLWVIRIDLLADNSDKKEVPKELEEGTKARGYTVTWAPQEEVLAHPAIGGFLTHSGWNSTLESIYEGVPMICWPYLADQQINSRFVGEVWKLGLDIKDTCDRSSIEKAVRDLMEVRKEEFAKSAKEMATVARKAVNEGGDSHNNLNKLVEGIKMMNVTANRA, from the exons ATGGCAGATCCGACAAGCATCCCAGCTCATGTGGTAATCTTTCCGTTTCCGGTGCAAGGTCACATGAACTCCATGTTCAAACTGAGTGAGCTCCTGTGCCTTGCTGGCATCCACGTCACCTACCTCGTAACTGTCGAAAACCATAAACGTCTCGTGCAGAACACAAACGGTGTTTCCTGGTACGATAAATATCCTGGGTTCCGTTTTCAGATGCTGCCCGAAAACATCTCCCAAGGAGATGGCGGCCAAATGAAATTATTTCTCAACTTATACGAATCCTTGAAAACAGTTAAACCATTTCTTATGGATCTGCTGGTTGGCAAAGGACAAACAAGGCCAGTTACTTGTCTTATTACAGATGGACTCATGAAATTAACACTTGATGTTGGTGAAGAGACTGGTGTTCCTGTTATTTACTTTCGTACTGCTAGCCCTTGTTCTGTTTGGACTTACTTTTGCTTGGACAAACTTATTGAATCCCGTGAATGTCCTTTTGGAG GAGGAGATGACATGGATCTTCCTATCAAAAGCGTACCGGGCATGGAAGCTTTTCTCAGGCGACGTGATCTGCCTAGTCTGTTTCGTGTTCCTGACATGGGTGATACTAGTTTTATCAGGATGTTTTGTATGGAGACTGAGCAAACTGTTCGAGCTCAAGGCCTTATACTCAATACATTTGAACAACTTGAGGGACCTATTATTTCTCAATTGCGCACTAAAATCCCAAATATCTACACAATTGGACCGCTTCATGCACACCTCAAGGCCCGACTGGAGCTAGAAACAACTTCCTCAACGATGGGCTTTTCAAACAGCTTAAGGGAGGAGGACATGAGCTGCATCAAGTGGCTCGAAGAGCAACCATTGAAGTCGGTTATATATGTCAGTTTTGGAAGTCTTGCCACGGTAACCAAAGAGCAGCTTATGGAATTTTGGTATGGTCTGGTCAATAGTGGGCACAGATTCTTGTGGGTAATTAGGATAGACTTACTGGCCGATAATAGTGATAAAAAAGAAGTTCCTAAAGAGCTGGAAGAGGGAACCAAGGCAAGAGGTTATACGGTAACTTGGGCTCCACAAGAAGAGGTTCTAGCTCACCCTGCAATAGGTGGATTCTTGACTCATAGTGGATGGAACTCAACTTTGGAAAGTATATACGAAGGGGTGCCAATGATTTGTTGGCCATACCTTGCTGATCAGCAGATCAATAGTAGATTTGTTGGAGAGGTTTGGAAGCTTGGATTGGACATAAAAGATACTTGTGATAGATCAAGTATAGAAAAAGCTGTTAGAGATCTAATGGAGGTGAGGAAGGAGGAGTTTGCGAAATCTGCAAAGGAAATGGCTACAGTGGCGAGGAAAGCTGTGAATGAAGGGGGAGACTCCCACAATAATTTGAACAAGTTGGTTGAGGGCATTAAGATGATGAATGTCACTGCAAATCGTGCCTAA